In a single window of the Agrobacterium vitis genome:
- a CDS encoding LysR family transcriptional regulator, which yields MIELRHLRYAVTVAEEGHLTRAAERLGLQQPPLSQQIKALETLVGVTLFIRQPRGMALTEAGVAFIARARQILADVDMAVEAAQRTARGEIGELAIGFTTSAVFHPLVPSIVRAMRLSSPSLKLRLDEGSTTELLGELSAGRLDAAFIRATAGALAGTEPALRIETVDIEDMVLALPDTHPLALRSQSHDSDTVALAALAGETFVLYRRPLAQGLYDRIIAACQAAGFSPKVAQEAPKLVSTLSLVAAGLGLSIIPQSMARLETSGVAYRRFAHGSGLEAPLSLAYRRDSCRGALQTFVEEVRRQVITP from the coding sequence ATGATTGAACTGCGTCACCTCCGCTATGCCGTGACCGTCGCCGAAGAGGGCCATCTAACCCGTGCGGCGGAGCGGCTTGGGCTGCAACAGCCACCCCTCAGCCAGCAGATCAAGGCTCTCGAAACATTGGTCGGGGTGACGCTGTTTATCCGCCAGCCCCGTGGTATGGCGTTGACCGAGGCAGGGGTGGCGTTTATCGCCCGCGCCCGGCAGATCCTTGCCGATGTGGATATGGCCGTTGAGGCCGCACAGCGGACGGCGCGCGGCGAAATCGGGGAGCTCGCCATCGGCTTTACCACCTCGGCGGTCTTTCATCCGCTGGTGCCCAGCATCGTGCGGGCCATGCGGCTCTCCTCGCCGTCGCTGAAACTGCGGCTGGATGAAGGCTCTACGACGGAGCTTCTGGGGGAATTGTCCGCCGGTCGGCTTGATGCGGCCTTCATCCGCGCCACCGCCGGTGCTTTGGCCGGAACGGAGCCAGCACTCCGCATCGAAACCGTCGATATCGAGGACATGGTGCTGGCTTTGCCCGACACCCATCCTTTGGCCCTGCGCAGCCAAAGCCATGACAGCGATACCGTCGCTCTTGCCGCGCTGGCCGGTGAAACCTTCGTTCTCTATCGCCGCCCCCTGGCGCAAGGCCTGTATGATCGGATCATCGCGGCCTGCCAGGCTGCCGGTTTCAGCCCGAAAGTGGCACAGGAAGCGCCGAAACTGGTGTCCACCCTCAGTCTGGTGGCGGCGGGCCTCGGCCTGTCGATCATTCCGCAATCCATGGCGCGGCTGGAAACCTCCGGCGTCGCCTATCGCCGTTTTGCACACGGCTCCGGCCTTGAGGCGCCGCTTTCGCTTGCCTATCGCCGCGATTCCTGTCGTGGCGCATTGCAGACCTTCGTTGAGGAAGTGAGGAGACAGGTCATTACACCATGA
- a CDS encoding chromate transporter → MTKTVQLEPVQAEKVQAEPPQHHPGIAELFTGFLGLGLMGFGGVLPMARRMMVEDRRWLSPGEFMDLLGLCQFLPGGNIINMSVAVGLKFQGWRGALAAAFGLIAAPTAIVICLGYIYDRYRDNPQVEHLFAGLAAAASGLLISLAWKVLQPLKHKFWALAIVALCFVAIAVFRLPLFATMLVLAPVSIVLSWKLSK, encoded by the coding sequence ATGACGAAGACAGTTCAGCTGGAGCCAGTTCAGGCCGAGAAAGTTCAGGCCGAGCCCCCACAACATCATCCCGGTATCGCCGAATTGTTCACCGGCTTTCTGGGGCTCGGCCTGATGGGGTTTGGCGGTGTGTTGCCGATGGCGCGGCGGATGATGGTGGAGGACCGGCGCTGGCTCTCACCAGGCGAATTCATGGATCTGCTTGGCCTCTGTCAGTTTCTGCCGGGTGGTAATATTATCAATATGTCGGTGGCGGTTGGGTTGAAGTTCCAGGGCTGGAGGGGTGCGCTGGCCGCCGCCTTCGGCCTGATTGCCGCACCGACGGCCATCGTTATCTGTCTGGGTTACATTTACGACCGTTACCGCGACAATCCGCAGGTCGAGCATCTGTTTGCGGGTCTGGCGGCGGCGGCGTCTGGCCTGCTGATCTCGCTGGCCTGGAAGGTCCTGCAACCGTTGAAACACAAGTTCTGGGCGCTGGCCATCGTCGCCCTGTGCTTTGTTGCCATTGCGGTTTTCCGCCTGCCGCTTTTCGCCACCATGCTGGTTCTGGCGCCGGTCTCTATTGTTCTGAGCTGGAAATTGTCGAAATGA
- a CDS encoding class II glutamine amidotransferase, with product MCRWAAYRGEPLFIEELVSSPAHSLIEQSVCATRAKTSTNADGFGLAWYGDRPEPGRFRDVLPAWSDCNLKSIARQIRSPLFLAHVRAATHGATRRDNCHPFVYGNWSFMHNGQIDHFDRIRRAMESVLDDEYFNARTGSTDSELLFLLAMQFGMKHRPIAAMAEAIGFAERLSAEIIGTTRVRFTAAFSDGRALYAVRYSTDAFAPTLYAGPMGSKGGHCLVSEPLNDDTETWVEIPPGSAVILDDAGLNVMGFEPEIGSAPAQLTEMAG from the coding sequence ATGTGTCGTTGGGCAGCCTATCGGGGAGAACCGCTCTTTATCGAGGAGTTGGTATCGTCACCCGCCCATTCGTTGATCGAGCAATCCGTCTGCGCCACCCGCGCCAAGACATCCACCAACGCGGACGGCTTCGGCCTTGCCTGGTATGGCGACCGGCCGGAACCAGGCCGATTTCGCGATGTTTTGCCTGCGTGGTCGGACTGCAACCTGAAAAGCATTGCCCGGCAGATCCGCTCGCCACTGTTTCTGGCGCATGTGCGCGCCGCAACCCATGGCGCGACCCGGCGCGACAATTGCCACCCGTTTGTGTATGGCAACTGGTCTTTCATGCATAACGGCCAGATCGATCACTTCGACCGTATCCGCCGCGCCATGGAAAGCGTGTTGGACGATGAGTATTTCAACGCCCGCACCGGCTCGACGGATTCCGAACTGCTGTTCCTGCTTGCCATGCAATTCGGCATGAAACATCGCCCGATTGCGGCGATGGCGGAGGCCATCGGTTTTGCCGAAAGGCTGAGCGCAGAGATCATCGGTACCACCCGGGTGCGGTTCACCGCCGCCTTTTCCGATGGCAGGGCGCTGTATGCCGTGCGCTATTCCACCGACGCCTTTGCCCCGACCCTGTATGCCGGGCCGATGGGGAGCAAGGGCGGACATTGCCTGGTGTCCGAACCGCTCAACGATGACACGGAAACCTGGGTAGAGATCCCGCCGGGCAGCGCCGTGATTCTGGATGATGCGGGGCTGAACGTCATGGGCTTTGAGCCGGAAATCGGCAGCGCCCCCGCTCAACTCACAGAAATGGCCGGTTGA
- a CDS encoding pirin family protein → MSIRPVKHESRATPTTEGAGVKLHRVFGFGDPSMTDPFLMMDDFRNDDPRDYIRGFPWHPHRGIETITYVLAGTVEHGDSLGNQGLLGAGDLQWMTAGSGIMHQEMPKGDFAGKMHGFQLWANLPSSLKMTAPRYQDIKSADIPVVVDDDGTAVRVISGDFWGKSGPVDGIAAEPVYLDISIPPGKTKRFPVDTYRSAFAYIFAGSGSFRDASKPFGVKVEKEFQGEELNIRDLSGNRTLVVFDTGDEITVQAGEKGIRFLLVTGKPIKEPVAWHGPIVMNSREELMEAMRELQNGTFIKADH, encoded by the coding sequence ATGTCCATCCGCCCCGTCAAACATGAGAGCCGCGCCACGCCCACGACGGAAGGTGCCGGTGTGAAGCTGCACCGCGTCTTCGGCTTCGGCGATCCGTCGATGACCGATCCGTTCCTGATGATGGACGATTTTCGCAATGACGATCCGAGAGATTACATAAGAGGCTTTCCCTGGCATCCGCATCGCGGCATCGAAACCATTACCTATGTTCTGGCCGGAACGGTGGAGCATGGCGACAGCCTCGGCAATCAGGGCCTGTTAGGCGCCGGGGATCTTCAGTGGATGACGGCGGGTAGCGGCATCATGCACCAGGAAATGCCAAAGGGCGATTTTGCCGGCAAGATGCACGGGTTCCAGCTCTGGGCCAACCTGCCCTCTTCGCTAAAAATGACCGCGCCGCGCTATCAGGATATCAAATCTGCCGACATTCCTGTCGTGGTCGATGACGACGGTACGGCGGTGCGGGTGATCAGCGGCGATTTCTGGGGCAAATCCGGCCCGGTCGATGGTATTGCCGCAGAGCCGGTTTATCTCGATATCTCCATTCCACCCGGCAAGACCAAGCGCTTTCCGGTCGATACCTATCGTTCGGCCTTTGCCTATATTTTCGCAGGTTCCGGCTCGTTCCGCGATGCTTCCAAGCCCTTCGGCGTCAAGGTCGAGAAGGAATTTCAGGGTGAGGAACTGAATATCCGTGACCTCTCTGGCAACCGCACCCTGGTGGTTTTCGATACCGGCGATGAAATCACCGTCCAGGCTGGCGAAAAGGGCATTCGCTTCCTGCTGGTGACCGGCAAGCCGATCAAGGAGCCGGTCGCCTGGCATGGACCGATTGTCATGAACAGCCGGGAAGAGCTGATGGAGGCCATGCGCGAGTTGCAGAACGGCACCTTCATCAAGGCCGATCATTGA
- a CDS encoding chromate transporter — protein sequence MIATLISLALIFTELSLIAFGGGNAILPEMQRRVVEVQHWMSASEFSALFALAQAAPGPNMMVVPLVGWHVAGFAGVIVTSIAKFGPSSLITAGAVTLWERFKERPWRRIVQAGLAPMTAGLVTSSAAVITKASATSPILIGIAAGCAVLTAVTKVHPLIALGAGALIGLISI from the coding sequence ATGATCGCGACCCTGATTTCTCTTGCCCTGATTTTTACGGAATTGTCGCTGATCGCCTTTGGTGGCGGCAATGCCATCCTGCCGGAAATGCAGCGCCGGGTGGTGGAGGTCCAGCATTGGATGAGCGCCAGCGAATTCAGCGCGCTGTTTGCGCTGGCCCAGGCGGCTCCCGGGCCGAATATGATGGTGGTGCCGCTGGTCGGCTGGCATGTGGCGGGCTTTGCCGGGGTGATCGTCACCTCCATCGCCAAATTCGGCCCGTCCTCGTTGATTACCGCTGGAGCCGTCACGCTCTGGGAGCGCTTCAAGGAGCGGCCCTGGCGGCGGATCGTCCAAGCCGGGCTTGCACCGATGACGGCTGGCCTCGTCACCTCCAGCGCCGCTGTTATCACCAAGGCCTCGGCAACCAGCCCAATTCTCATTGGCATTGCGGCTGGCTGTGCGGTGCTGACCGCCGTGACCAAGGTTCACCCGCTGATCGCGCTGGGTGCTGGCGCGCTGATCGGCCTGATCTCTATTTAG